The following coding sequences lie in one Haemorhous mexicanus isolate bHaeMex1 chromosome 10, bHaeMex1.pri, whole genome shotgun sequence genomic window:
- the IWS1 gene encoding protein IWS1 homolog isoform X3 yields the protein MTDSENEDNPRQKESDSDNEEPPNNNVSDSENEATHGEKDSDSDTEDRPNRHLSDSENEEALNHRASDSDNGEPPRDHSSDFENEESHKQPASDSESEELQKQPASDSESEELQKQPASDSESEEPQKQPASDSESEDVSRHKQIESEDSDGEDRKEKVQNDSHHSDNEHVRKGFQGSDSEDEAPKRRKISDSDEDEKEEEKTVKRKTAILSDSEDDSEKTPAKKVRILSDAEESDSDAASEKSDKRKKSVVSDSEEEEEEGKENAGKKKGKDLFGSDSESGNEQENLIADIFGESGDEEEEEFTGFNQEDLEEEKGDGDMKETADESDSDDNIKRGKHMDFMSDFDMMLQRKKSMSGKRRRNRDGGTFISDADDVVSAMIVKMNEAAEEDRQLNTQKKPALKKLTLLPTVVMHLKKQDLKETFIDSGVMSAIKEWLSPLPDRSLPALKIREELLKILQELPSVSQETLKHSGIGRAVMYLYKHPKESRPNKDMAGKLINEWSRPIFGLTSNYKGMTREEREQRDLEQMPHRRKMSSSGGQTPRRDLEKVLTGEEKALRPGDPGFCARARVPMPSNKDYVVRPKWNVEMESSRFQGTSKKGVSRLDKQMRKFTDIRKKSRSAHAVKISIEGNKMPL from the exons ATGACAGACTCTGAAAATGAAGATAACCCAAGGCAAAAAGAAAGTGACTCAGATAATGAGGAGCCCCCAAATAACAATGTGAGTGATTCAGAAAATGAAGCAACTCATGGAGAGAAAGACAGTGACTCTGATACTGAGGACCGTCCAAACCGGCATTTAAGTGACTCTGAAAATGAAGAGGCCTTAAATCATCGAGCGAGTGACTCTGACAATGGAGAACCTCCAAGGGATCACAGCAGTGATTTTGAAAATGAGGAATCACACAAGCAGCCAGCCAGCGACTCCGAGAGCGAGGAGCTCCAGAAGCAGCCAGCCAGCGACTCTGAGAGTGAAGAGCTCCAGAAGCAGCCAGCCAGCGACTCTGAGAGTGAAGAACCTCAGAAGCAGCCAGCCAGCGACTCGGAGAGCGAGGATGTGTCCAGACACAAGCAGATAGAGTCTGAAGATAGCGATGGGGaggacaggaaggaaaaggtgcAGAATGACTCTCATCATTCAGATAATGAGCATGTAAGGAAAGGATTTCAGGGCTCTGACAGTGAAGATGAAGCTCCTAAGAGACGTAAAATATCAGACAGTGATGAAgatgaaaaagaggaagaaaagacagTGAAGAGGAAAACAGCCATCCTTTCTGATAGTGAGGATGACAGTGAGAAAACAC ctgcaaaAAAGGTACGAATCCTTTCCGATGCTGAAGAATCGGATAGTGACGCTGCTTCAGAGAAATctgacaaaaggaagaaaagtgtTGTATCCGAtagtgaggaggaggaagaagaaggaaaagagaatgctgggaagaaaaaagggaaagatcTGTTTGGCAGTGACAGTGAATCTGGAAATGAACAAGA GAACCTGATTGCAGATATATTTGGAGAATCTGgtgatgaggaagaggaggaatttACG GGTTTTAACCAGGAGGATTTGGAGGAAGAGAAAGGCGATGGAGACATGAAGGAGACAGCAGATGAATCAGACTCCGATGATAACATCAAAAGAGGGAAGCA CATGGACTTCATGTCAGATTTTGACATGatgctgcagaggaagaagagcaTGAGCGGCAAGCGCAGGCGAAACCGTGATGGGGGCACTTTCATCAGTGACGCAGATGATGTGGTCAGTGCCATGATTGTGAAGATGAATGAAGCTGCTGAG GAGGATCGTCAGCTGAATACACAGAAGAAACCAGCACTAAAGAAATTAACTTTGCTACCAACTGTAGTTATGCATCTTAAAAA GCAGGATCTCAAAGAAACTTTCATCGATAGTGGTGTTATGTCTGCCATCAAAGAGTGGCTTTCTCCTCTTCCAGACCGAAGTCTGCCAGCCCTAAAAATAAGAGAAGAGCTTCTAAAGATCCTGCAAGAG ctgcccagtGTGAGCCAAGAGACCCTGAAGCACAGCGGCATTGGAAGGGCTGTGATGTACCTGTACAAACACCCCAAGGAGTCGAGACCGAACAAGGACATGGCTGGGAAGCTGATCA atgaaTGGTCTCGACCCATCTTCGGCCTTACCTCAAACTACAAAGGCATGAccagagaagagagagaacagAGAGATTTGGAGCAGATGCCTCATCGAAGGAAAATGAGCAG ctCTGGTGGTCAGACTCCCCGTAGGGACCTGGAGAAAGTATTAACAGGAGAAGAAAA GGCTCTCAGGCCCGGGGACCCTGGGTTCTGTGCCCGTGCGAGGGTCCCAATGCCCTCCAACAAAGACTACGTTGTCAGGCCCAAGTGGAACGTGGAGATGGAGTCCTCCAGG ttccAGGGGACCTCTAAGAAAGGGGTGAGTCGACTGGACAAACAGATGCGGAAATTCAcagatatcaggaaaaaaagcagatcGGCCCATGCAGTGAAAATCAGCATTGAGGGCAATAAGATGCCATTGTGA
- the IWS1 gene encoding protein IWS1 homolog isoform X1, with translation MDTHYYGGEQSDDGGATPVQDERDSGSDVEDEGNEQHSGSENGSVGHHSENEHSDGEDDGQVGEPHMTDSENEDNPRQKESDSDNEEPPNNNVSDSENEATHGEKDSDSDTEDRPNRHLSDSENEEALNHRASDSDNGEPPRDHSSDFENEESHKQPASDSESEELQKQPASDSESEELQKQPASDSESEEPQKQPASDSESEDVSRHKQIESEDSDGEDRKEKVQNDSHHSDNEHVRKGFQGSDSEDEAPKRRKISDSDEDEKEEEKTVKRKTAILSDSEDDSEKTPAKKVRILSDAEESDSDAASEKSDKRKKSVVSDSEEEEEEGKENAGKKKGKDLFGSDSESGNEQENLIADIFGESGDEEEEEFTGFNQEDLEEEKGDGDMKETADESDSDDNIKRGKHMDFMSDFDMMLQRKKSMSGKRRRNRDGGTFISDADDVVSAMIVKMNEAAEEDRQLNTQKKPALKKLTLLPTVVMHLKKQDLKETFIDSGVMSAIKEWLSPLPDRSLPALKIREELLKILQELPSVSQETLKHSGIGRAVMYLYKHPKESRPNKDMAGKLINEWSRPIFGLTSNYKGMTREEREQRDLEQMPHRRKMSSSGGQTPRRDLEKVLTGEEKALRPGDPGFCARARVPMPSNKDYVVRPKWNVEMESSRFQGTSKKGVSRLDKQMRKFTDIRKKSRSAHAVKISIEGNKMPL, from the exons ATGGACACCCACTACTACGGCGGGGAGCAGTCAG ATGATGGAGGAGCTACTCCAGTGCAGGACGAGCGAGACTCAGGATCTGATGTGGAAGATGAAGGAAACGAACAACATTCTGGATCGGAGAATGGAAGTGTAGGGCACCATTCAGAG aatgAACACAGTGATGGAGAAGATGATGGGCAAGTGGGAGAGCCTCATATGACAGACTCTGAAAATGAAGATAACCCAAGGCAAAAAGAAAGTGACTCAGATAATGAGGAGCCCCCAAATAACAATGTGAGTGATTCAGAAAATGAAGCAACTCATGGAGAGAAAGACAGTGACTCTGATACTGAGGACCGTCCAAACCGGCATTTAAGTGACTCTGAAAATGAAGAGGCCTTAAATCATCGAGCGAGTGACTCTGACAATGGAGAACCTCCAAGGGATCACAGCAGTGATTTTGAAAATGAGGAATCACACAAGCAGCCAGCCAGCGACTCCGAGAGCGAGGAGCTCCAGAAGCAGCCAGCCAGCGACTCTGAGAGTGAAGAGCTCCAGAAGCAGCCAGCCAGCGACTCTGAGAGTGAAGAACCTCAGAAGCAGCCAGCCAGCGACTCGGAGAGCGAGGATGTGTCCAGACACAAGCAGATAGAGTCTGAAGATAGCGATGGGGaggacaggaaggaaaaggtgcAGAATGACTCTCATCATTCAGATAATGAGCATGTAAGGAAAGGATTTCAGGGCTCTGACAGTGAAGATGAAGCTCCTAAGAGACGTAAAATATCAGACAGTGATGAAgatgaaaaagaggaagaaaagacagTGAAGAGGAAAACAGCCATCCTTTCTGATAGTGAGGATGACAGTGAGAAAACAC ctgcaaaAAAGGTACGAATCCTTTCCGATGCTGAAGAATCGGATAGTGACGCTGCTTCAGAGAAATctgacaaaaggaagaaaagtgtTGTATCCGAtagtgaggaggaggaagaagaaggaaaagagaatgctgggaagaaaaaagggaaagatcTGTTTGGCAGTGACAGTGAATCTGGAAATGAACAAGA GAACCTGATTGCAGATATATTTGGAGAATCTGgtgatgaggaagaggaggaatttACG GGTTTTAACCAGGAGGATTTGGAGGAAGAGAAAGGCGATGGAGACATGAAGGAGACAGCAGATGAATCAGACTCCGATGATAACATCAAAAGAGGGAAGCA CATGGACTTCATGTCAGATTTTGACATGatgctgcagaggaagaagagcaTGAGCGGCAAGCGCAGGCGAAACCGTGATGGGGGCACTTTCATCAGTGACGCAGATGATGTGGTCAGTGCCATGATTGTGAAGATGAATGAAGCTGCTGAG GAGGATCGTCAGCTGAATACACAGAAGAAACCAGCACTAAAGAAATTAACTTTGCTACCAACTGTAGTTATGCATCTTAAAAA GCAGGATCTCAAAGAAACTTTCATCGATAGTGGTGTTATGTCTGCCATCAAAGAGTGGCTTTCTCCTCTTCCAGACCGAAGTCTGCCAGCCCTAAAAATAAGAGAAGAGCTTCTAAAGATCCTGCAAGAG ctgcccagtGTGAGCCAAGAGACCCTGAAGCACAGCGGCATTGGAAGGGCTGTGATGTACCTGTACAAACACCCCAAGGAGTCGAGACCGAACAAGGACATGGCTGGGAAGCTGATCA atgaaTGGTCTCGACCCATCTTCGGCCTTACCTCAAACTACAAAGGCATGAccagagaagagagagaacagAGAGATTTGGAGCAGATGCCTCATCGAAGGAAAATGAGCAG ctCTGGTGGTCAGACTCCCCGTAGGGACCTGGAGAAAGTATTAACAGGAGAAGAAAA GGCTCTCAGGCCCGGGGACCCTGGGTTCTGTGCCCGTGCGAGGGTCCCAATGCCCTCCAACAAAGACTACGTTGTCAGGCCCAAGTGGAACGTGGAGATGGAGTCCTCCAGG ttccAGGGGACCTCTAAGAAAGGGGTGAGTCGACTGGACAAACAGATGCGGAAATTCAcagatatcaggaaaaaaagcagatcGGCCCATGCAGTGAAAATCAGCATTGAGGGCAATAAGATGCCATTGTGA
- the IWS1 gene encoding protein IWS1 homolog isoform X2 — MDTHYYGGEQSDDGGATPVQDERDSGSDVEDEGNEQHSGSENGSVGHHSENEHSDGEDDGQVGEPHMTDSENEDNPRQKESDSDNEEPPNNNVSDSENEATHGEKDSDSDTEDRPNRHLSDSENEEALNHRASDSDNGEPPRDHSSDFENEESHKQPASDSESEELQKQPASDSESEELQKQPASDSESEEPQKQPASDSESEDVSRHKQIESEDSDGEDRKEKVQNDSHHSDNEHVRKGFQGSDSEDEAPKRRKISDSDEDEKEEEKTVKRKTAILSDSEDDSEKTPAKKVRILSDAEESDSDAASEKSDKRKKSVVSDSEEEEEEGKENAGKKKGKDLFGSDSESGNEQENLIADIFGESGDEEEEEFTGFNQEDLEEEKGDGDMKETADESDSDDNIKRGKHMDFMSDFDMMLQRKKSMSGKRRRNRDGGTFISDADDVVSAMIVKMNEAAEEDRQLNTQKKPALKKLTLLPTVVMHLKKQDLKETFIDSGVMSAIKEWLSPLPDRSLPALKIREELLKILQELPSVSQETLKHSGIGRAVMYLYKHPKESRPNKDMAGKLINEWSRPIFGLTSNYKGMTREEREQRDLEQMPHRRKMSSSGGQTPRRDLEKVLTGEEKALRPGDPGFCARARVPMPSNKDYVVRPKWNVEMESSRPGTIKRGISRLEKHKRRFAEQKRLSKVHRAIKFSIEGNRMPL; from the exons ATGGACACCCACTACTACGGCGGGGAGCAGTCAG ATGATGGAGGAGCTACTCCAGTGCAGGACGAGCGAGACTCAGGATCTGATGTGGAAGATGAAGGAAACGAACAACATTCTGGATCGGAGAATGGAAGTGTAGGGCACCATTCAGAG aatgAACACAGTGATGGAGAAGATGATGGGCAAGTGGGAGAGCCTCATATGACAGACTCTGAAAATGAAGATAACCCAAGGCAAAAAGAAAGTGACTCAGATAATGAGGAGCCCCCAAATAACAATGTGAGTGATTCAGAAAATGAAGCAACTCATGGAGAGAAAGACAGTGACTCTGATACTGAGGACCGTCCAAACCGGCATTTAAGTGACTCTGAAAATGAAGAGGCCTTAAATCATCGAGCGAGTGACTCTGACAATGGAGAACCTCCAAGGGATCACAGCAGTGATTTTGAAAATGAGGAATCACACAAGCAGCCAGCCAGCGACTCCGAGAGCGAGGAGCTCCAGAAGCAGCCAGCCAGCGACTCTGAGAGTGAAGAGCTCCAGAAGCAGCCAGCCAGCGACTCTGAGAGTGAAGAACCTCAGAAGCAGCCAGCCAGCGACTCGGAGAGCGAGGATGTGTCCAGACACAAGCAGATAGAGTCTGAAGATAGCGATGGGGaggacaggaaggaaaaggtgcAGAATGACTCTCATCATTCAGATAATGAGCATGTAAGGAAAGGATTTCAGGGCTCTGACAGTGAAGATGAAGCTCCTAAGAGACGTAAAATATCAGACAGTGATGAAgatgaaaaagaggaagaaaagacagTGAAGAGGAAAACAGCCATCCTTTCTGATAGTGAGGATGACAGTGAGAAAACAC ctgcaaaAAAGGTACGAATCCTTTCCGATGCTGAAGAATCGGATAGTGACGCTGCTTCAGAGAAATctgacaaaaggaagaaaagtgtTGTATCCGAtagtgaggaggaggaagaagaaggaaaagagaatgctgggaagaaaaaagggaaagatcTGTTTGGCAGTGACAGTGAATCTGGAAATGAACAAGA GAACCTGATTGCAGATATATTTGGAGAATCTGgtgatgaggaagaggaggaatttACG GGTTTTAACCAGGAGGATTTGGAGGAAGAGAAAGGCGATGGAGACATGAAGGAGACAGCAGATGAATCAGACTCCGATGATAACATCAAAAGAGGGAAGCA CATGGACTTCATGTCAGATTTTGACATGatgctgcagaggaagaagagcaTGAGCGGCAAGCGCAGGCGAAACCGTGATGGGGGCACTTTCATCAGTGACGCAGATGATGTGGTCAGTGCCATGATTGTGAAGATGAATGAAGCTGCTGAG GAGGATCGTCAGCTGAATACACAGAAGAAACCAGCACTAAAGAAATTAACTTTGCTACCAACTGTAGTTATGCATCTTAAAAA GCAGGATCTCAAAGAAACTTTCATCGATAGTGGTGTTATGTCTGCCATCAAAGAGTGGCTTTCTCCTCTTCCAGACCGAAGTCTGCCAGCCCTAAAAATAAGAGAAGAGCTTCTAAAGATCCTGCAAGAG ctgcccagtGTGAGCCAAGAGACCCTGAAGCACAGCGGCATTGGAAGGGCTGTGATGTACCTGTACAAACACCCCAAGGAGTCGAGACCGAACAAGGACATGGCTGGGAAGCTGATCA atgaaTGGTCTCGACCCATCTTCGGCCTTACCTCAAACTACAAAGGCATGAccagagaagagagagaacagAGAGATTTGGAGCAGATGCCTCATCGAAGGAAAATGAGCAG ctCTGGTGGTCAGACTCCCCGTAGGGACCTGGAGAAAGTATTAACAGGAGAAGAAAA GGCTCTCAGGCCCGGGGACCCTGGGTTCTGTGCCCGTGCGAGGGTCCCAATGCCCTCCAACAAAGACTACGTTGTCAGGCCCAAGTGGAACGTGGAGATGGAGTCCTCCAGG CCCGGGACTATTAAGAGAGGTATTAGTCGCTTGGAAAAGCACAAGAGACGGTTTGCTGAACAGAAACGACTCAGCAAAGTGCATCGGGCCATCAAGTTCAGCATTGAAGGCAACAGGATGCCCCTGTAG